The nucleotide window TAGCATTTTTGTTGTACTAAATGTCACTCAATTATTATAAGTAGAGGTGTACTAAGAGGTGTACTAGGATTGTGACCGTGGACAGGAGCGGACCTAGAGTATAGAATACTGGTTTCCGAGAATCCAGTAACTTTTGCATAGACcctgtatttatattaagaaattcactaaatatttgtaaatatctaaGTGTGAACCCAGTTATTATTACATATTAATCTAAAATTACGGTAGAAACCCATAAGCCAATCCACCTTGACTGCGGACCCCTTACCTGCAATTGGTGGCTAGTTTGAGGCTGAGGCATCTAACTGTTGGCTACATTATTAGACCACCTACTCCAGATAACCCAGCTTTTAGAAAGATATTTTCCATTCTCCAGAAACACCACTAAAAATAAagcagaaaaaggaaaaaatttgcAGTGACAATGCAAAAGCTTGAAGGCAAAGTGGCCATAGTGACGGGTGGTGCCAGCGGCATCGGGGAAGCAGCAGCACGCCTTTTTGCCCATCACGGCGCACGCGTTGTCATCGCGGACATCCAAGATGAAAAGGGCAGAGCTTTGGCGGAATCCATCCCTTTACAGAGGTGCAGCTACGTGCACTGCGACGTCAGTGATGAAACTCAAGTGAAAGCCATGGTGGATTGGACGGTCCAGAAATATGGTCAACTCGACATCATGTTCAGTAACGCAGGAGTCGTTGGTAACTCCGGTCAAAAGGTACTCGATCTTGATCTATCCGAATTCGACCGTGTGTTAAGAGTCAACGCACGAGGCATGGCAGCGTGCGTGAAGCACGCGGCACGAGCCATGGTGGAGAAGCGCGTTAGAGGGAGCATCATTTGTACAGCCAGTATTGCGGCAAGCAGGGCAGGACCATGGCGGACGGATTATGTAATGTCGAAACACGCTGTGTTAGGACTAATGAGATCAGCTTCAAGGCAATTAGGTGAAtatggaataagggtgaatagtGTTTCGCCATCTGCAGTAATGACGCCAATTATGTTGAGTGCGGAGCAGGAGACATCAATGAAGGTTCTGAAAATGTATGGGAATTTGACTAGTTTGAAGGGAATTACACTAACGGTGAAGCACTTGGCGGATGCAGTTCTGTTTCTAGCTTCAGATGATTCTGCATTTGTGAGTGGCCATGATTTGGTGGTGGATGGTGGCTTGCTCTGTCTTCCATCTCCAAATAGTTCATTATGAAACAGAGAGAACCAAAGAATTTTTCTTATTTGAATGGAGCTTTTGTTTGTCTTCTGGAGATAATATAGCTCTCTTCTCTTAGGTGCATTTTGAATTAGAGTGGTCAtgtaaaattatccaaattccaATGTTTTGAGTACATTTATGATTCTGCAGATAGAGAGTTACAATTCGAGAAGTAGTGGCATGGTCCATGGAGTGTCTTTTAGTACAAGCATAGAGGGGGTTGAAATATTTGCACATGTTTAGTTAATCAATAATGTTGCACCAAGTGAACTTATGGTATTCTCCTTTGCTACCTTTGATTGATCCCTCATCTTTTAGCTTCATTGACTAGGAATTGGCTGATGGACAATAATTGATTAAGCATATAAAAGCAAGTGTAAAAGTGGTCTACAAGTCCGAAAACTATAGAAAACCAAGCATTTAACCTTTTGGGAGAAAATGCCCATGATTAGTATATTAGATATTTCAGGAAAGATAACACATAGTATTCGCGCAGTTTGATTCATATATTGTTAAAATATGTTGTCTGTTCTTTTGGACCTAGTGTAGTTTTAATGGAGTTGTCATGTTTGAGCTATTAAAAACAACTATCAAACTAATAATTCTTCGTAAGCATAAAGAATTAATTAACCTAGCTAGTGGTTTATGCTTGAAAAAGATTTATCGTCATAACTCAAGTAATTGCACAGATAATAAATTGGCAAATCTGGAACTTAAAGAATCTTCGTATGGCACTAATTTATGATCGAAGAGATGTATAAAGATGAACTGGAAAATTGATATACCTAAAAGGAGTAATTAATTACATCCAGCTTGCTACACGAGGTAATGAAAAACCATATTATGTGGCTTAATTACAGTCTACAAAAATATTGGCTGAAactaaaaaataatcaaaaattaCACAGCTTTATCTCCTCCTTGTACCTTATACCTAAAACTGGTGTAAGACAAACACTATATCGGCTATCATCGTCATGAATCACAGCGTCACTCGGCAAATAGAAAGATTTGACAGTTAGTGGACAGTCTGGTGCCTCCATTATAGAATCCCCTTCCTCTGGCAGATACTTAATGAATTGTTGAACCCGAACTTGGATCATGAAAAACGTCTCATCAGAAGAAGAAGGGTTGTTGCTGTACTTCTTCGTCCTTGGAAATGATAGAATCGTCTGTTATAACTCTATATTCTACAGCAGTTTGTAGATTCACCATCTTCAATTTCTGTTGTTCAAGCCGTGTAACGCTTTTATAGACTTTGAGGAAAGCCTAGTTTGCATAGTCTTTaaagatttatttttaaatttcacaAGTTATCATGATCCCAAAAGAAATTTCTTGAAAAgctatatattcttaaatttatTCTAGAAGATACAACATGGTCAGCTAACTAATACTAGCAAATCTTTAAATGATAATTTATTGTATATCCCAAAACTATTCTTCTTCTAGCTTTATTTAGTacaacatccctatataacaacacttctctataaaagccaagctttttcgaaaccaatttttatgttatgttataatatatgttctctataacaacacttcgctataacatccaaaaatattcggaacaaatgAGGTTGTTACGGGGAGATTTGACTGTATATGTGAAGTTTTGTAAGACAAAAACATTTCTcaaattaggaaaaggaaaaaaatgtaaACAAGTATAATGCTatataaaatctttaaaaaatattgaTTTACCGTACACAATTGTCatatagtattttcttaaaaaatagtCATAAACAGTTCTAAGGTGTAACTCTTGTTGATGTACACATTTTTTAAGTTTATATTTCTGTGCTTGGtgctttttttacttttttttcccGTATAGGGATTAGGGATGTTTACTTATTTTTCCTGATGCATgcgttattttcttttttcttttttaaatacaAAAAAGGGGCATAAGCAACACATCTTAGGTGATGGGAAATCTAATTTTCAATTTCTCTTGAACTTACTTTTGTTATGATTATGTAAACATGTGGCATTAAGAGATTTATTGTTAGGTTAGCAGTGCTTCAtgaaaacaaataattttttcaTTGATAAACTGAGATTAAGGTAATActtatgtcatgacccaatttacGATTGTGACCGGGTTTAGGAGCAAGTACTCCTAAGTATGCCTTATAGGTATTTTACAGAAAACGGACAAAGTTTTTCCTATCTTTTTAATATCCAATAGAATTTCCTATCTCAAAATCACCAACCAACCATCCTAatatcaaaccaaccaaccaacAACTTATTAATTAACCAAAATAAGTATCCACCGTTAATAATCAACCCACTAACAAccagaaatactaatttatctccaaatTCGATAAATAAAATGCAATACTCAATATAAGTTTATAATAACAAAGAATACTTATGACACTAAAGGAATGACTATGGAACGGCTCTAAGAGTTCAATGAAAAAACcgtaacaataaataaaatctccacCCATGCGAGCAACCGCAAGGCTCACCAAGAAAGATCAACCTGTACGCTCTAATTAACAAAATCCTCGCCAGCGTTTCTGTAAAAAAAAATTGGCAgggagtgagtcgctagctcagtgagtaataacacttaatcACAACCATTTTAATGGGGACAAGTCAAaaaacatgctagtatattaAACAGAAAATATCATAAGAGTGCCCTttaagaaacaataaataatgatCAATATCGTCTTGTGTTTCATGTGATATAAGTCAATTGACAATTcggtaataagctcggtaacACTGTATAATATTAATATTCATGTTTGGGAGGTTTTAATGAACAGATtatgtaatcggtataactgtggacctctccgcaagaagtcaaatataacggtagtccctactcaagaaaaatcagtaacagtaagctagttctaccttcccattAGCAAGGAATGTAACGGTAATcggtaattacaaggtgcaccaggtctaacgaacctgCCGTTAgttacgggatccttcaaagtatCCTCTTATTTATACTTTTCTttgtaaataataaatattcatatgaaagcattttcaaaatagtataGGGCATTTCAATTCTTATCAAATTATGTAAAACAATTTTGGTAACGGTAATCATAtttcaaataatagtaaaacatgTCTAGTAACAGTGAGAATATTTTAAATAACTgtaaacatctcaagtaaacAGTTCAAtaccatatcaagtaaaggactcatcccacatgcaatttcaaaCATTCCGTaacacattttattttcaaaataaggtATAAACCATGCAAgctatgaaaacacaaattgcgataagattactactcacagtactcgtgtgAAATACCAAACTTGTCACCTCGAGCGATTCGTACAACTTTTTTCAATCAATCTATAACCACATCAACATCGATCTCATGTTAATTGCCTTATTTAGACTAAATTCATCactaatttagaatacccaatTCCTCAGAGTTTCATATTTGGCTCTTAATTCGCCGAATTTTAATAACCCAATAAATCCCTCTTATTCTACTTAAAATATCAAGACTCATTCTGTATCCCAACTCACTGCTATCAAAATTCCATTGTAACTTTTTCTATTATTCCCAATATTAataacaattatatttgattacCAATCACTAATGaaacagattttttttttgaaggaatATCCTTTTTTTTGGTATATACAGAAATATATAAGTTTATAACACCAAATCTATAGTATATACACCAATTTATGAAAAACTCCATGGACTATATTGTTTCATTAATATTACTTCTTCAGCTAATTCTCAACCCCAACTCTATAGCCATAGAATTTATGAATCAAATTTATAAATTAAGTTTAAAAacttatcttcctcttcttctactCTATTTAATTAGTTTTCTCTGTAGTGAATTCTTGTCGCGCTCTTCAATGGAAGGAGAAGGGCAAAATCACGTTGTCTTTTCTTGTTTTCTAGTCGTGAGTCTTTCCCCTTTCCCTTaatccctttctttctttttgctttttggccGGACAATGAGCTTCAGCCCTTTTTGTTTAAATTCcttatcatttttccttttcttttttgttttattagttagttctttgttttttctttggaCTTAAATTATTTACCAAATATTCAATATGTCTTCATTTAAAATATTGGAGTATTACATCCTTCTAATCTTATGAAATTCGGTCCCCGAATTTAACTCAAGTATGTACATGTAGACTGAAATAAATAGGGATACTTCGCTTGGATATCTTTTTCTACTTCCCACGTAGATTCTTCAACGGTATGATTTTTCCATAAGACTTTAATGAACACGATTTCTTTGACTGTAGCTCTCTTACTTGCCTATCAacaatagccatcggctcctcctcgtaagataACTTCTTATCGAGCGGTATAGTCGGTGCTTCAAGCACATGAAACGAGGCTGATATACATTTTCTTATCATTGAGacgtgaaacactggatgaataaAAGACAACTCAGTAGGAAGTGTCAAATGATAAGCCACAAATCTCACTCGATCTAGTATCTTATACGGTcctataaacctggggctcaacttgcctcttttcccaaaccgcatcacacctttcatagggaGACTTGTAGGAACACTTTGGCTCCAATTGTGAATACTAAATCTCTCATTCTCTTATCTGCACAAGAATTTTGTCTACTTTGAGCTATGAGTAATCTCTGTCTGATCAATTGGACCTTGTCAATAGCTTCTTGTACTAAGTCGGGTCCCAATAAGTTAGTCTCACCAGCTTTGAACCATCCGATAGGAGAACAACATTttctaccatacaatgcttcatacggtgccatttgaatactggacAAGAATCTATTATTGTAAGCCAATTCAGCTAAAGGTAGATAGACGtcccaactacctccaaactcaagaatacaagctctcaacatatcc belongs to Nicotiana tabacum cultivar K326 chromosome 6, ASM71507v2, whole genome shotgun sequence and includes:
- the LOC107764430 gene encoding (-)-isopiperitenol/(-)-carveol dehydrogenase, mitochondrial-like is translated as MQKLEGKVAIVTGGASGIGEAAARLFAHHGARVVIADIQDEKGRALAESIPLQRCSYVHCDVSDETQVKAMVDWTVQKYGQLDIMFSNAGVVGNSGQKVLDLDLSEFDRVLRVNARGMAACVKHAARAMVEKRVRGSIICTASIAASRAGPWRTDYVMSKHAVLGLMRSASRQLGEYGIRVNSVSPSAVMTPIMLSAEQETSMKVLKMYGNLTSLKGITLTVKHLADAVLFLASDDSAFVSGHDLVVDGGLLCLPSPNSSL